Proteins from one Paenibacillus amylolyticus genomic window:
- a CDS encoding PH domain-containing protein, giving the protein MNSLYPFLPIKQAYSLIEEILPSYRVTQEMEKLPRISLWLRLLKPSWGWIVITGLLWYFKPLVFGQKHAWWMISAILLVWIAICRVMDFFHTRFILNQNFIQLRTGALTSTLFISKREKVIEVQITRNVLQRWFGVASIHTVNRAKPVMHHRAHDVPLDMAESFQSWYMGRTRDVQTR; this is encoded by the coding sequence GTGAACTCGCTCTATCCTTTCTTGCCTATTAAGCAAGCTTATAGCCTGATTGAGGAGATCTTGCCGTCCTATCGGGTTACGCAGGAGATGGAGAAACTTCCACGAATATCACTATGGCTGCGCCTGCTTAAACCAAGCTGGGGGTGGATTGTGATCACAGGTTTATTGTGGTACTTCAAACCATTGGTGTTTGGACAAAAGCATGCCTGGTGGATGATTTCTGCGATTCTGCTCGTGTGGATTGCAATATGCAGAGTGATGGACTTTTTCCATACCCGATTCATCCTGAATCAGAATTTCATTCAACTTCGAACCGGTGCGCTCACTTCAACACTCTTCATTTCCAAACGTGAGAAAGTCATCGAGGTGCAGATCACCCGTAATGTGTTACAGCGTTGGTTCGGTGTGGCTTCCATTCATACCGTAAATCGTGCCAAACCTGTTATGCATCATCGGGCACATGATGTTCCCCTGGATATGGCGGAATCATTTCAATCCTGGTACATGGGACGTACCCGAGATGTTCAGACCCGTTAA
- a CDS encoding HAD family hydrolase: MDHIKAVIFDLDNTILNRTMTFDSFTQRLIKTYFGHLESTEDVSKRIIELDQDGYKDKPLLFNELLHELPWAEHPPHAELMEFYGREYVRSSVLMEEAREVVQHLREKYRTGLITNGQTDIQYGKIDQLGIRDDYDHIIVSEEAGVKKPDPRIFQLALDYFGLSPEQCIYVGDHPVNDIQGAASAGMSTIWIKVNQPWQDSITISPLHTIEYLRELKELL; encoded by the coding sequence ATGGATCATATTAAAGCTGTTATTTTTGATTTGGATAATACGATTCTCAACAGAACAATGACCTTTGATAGCTTCACACAGCGTTTGATTAAGACTTATTTTGGTCACCTTGAGTCAACCGAAGATGTAAGCAAACGAATCATTGAACTCGATCAGGATGGTTATAAGGACAAGCCCCTTCTGTTCAACGAGCTATTGCATGAACTGCCTTGGGCAGAACATCCGCCACATGCAGAACTGATGGAGTTCTATGGCAGAGAGTATGTGCGAAGTTCCGTTCTGATGGAAGAGGCGCGAGAAGTCGTTCAGCATCTACGGGAGAAATATCGAACCGGGTTAATTACCAATGGGCAGACCGATATTCAGTATGGGAAAATTGATCAACTCGGTATCCGGGATGACTACGACCATATTATTGTTTCAGAAGAGGCAGGAGTCAAAAAGCCTGATCCACGCATCTTTCAGCTTGCACTTGATTATTTCGGGCTATCCCCGGAGCAATGTATTTACGTTGGTGATCATCCGGTGAACGATATTCAAGGAGCAGCAAGCGCAGGCATGAGTACGATCTGGATAAAGGTCAACCAACCTTGGCAGGACAGCATCACGATTAGTCCTTTACATACAATTGAATATCTTAGGGAGCTAAAGGAATTGCTATAG
- a CDS encoding glycosyltransferase — MQSRVHWIIVGDGPSLPKMRLQSPPNVTFTGYMHGEDLAVMYASADLFVFPSATETFGNVVLEAMASGLPVVAANAGGVKDLVVHHRNGVLFEPGQADALIREICLWGDHRNQLRMMGLEGRKLAEQRSWEHIFDTLIGDYEEAIEHRNRQKKDRMITA, encoded by the coding sequence CTCTTCCCAAAATGCGCCTGCAATCCCCACCAAATGTCACCTTTACAGGATATATGCATGGAGAAGACCTTGCTGTTATGTATGCTTCGGCAGATCTGTTTGTGTTTCCTTCCGCTACGGAGACATTTGGCAATGTAGTGCTGGAAGCGATGGCTTCAGGGCTTCCTGTGGTGGCGGCCAATGCCGGAGGTGTAAAGGATCTAGTCGTCCACCACCGTAATGGGGTATTATTCGAGCCAGGTCAGGCTGATGCACTGATTCGTGAGATATGTCTCTGGGGAGATCACAGGAACCAATTGCGGATGATGGGATTGGAAGGACGAAAGCTGGCTGAGCAGCGGTCGTGGGAGCATATTTTTGATACACTGATCGGTGATTATGAAGAGGCTATCGAACATCGAAACAGACAAAAGAAAGATCGGATGATTACAGCGTAG
- a CDS encoding YHYH domain-containing protein: MKKIVIVILSLVVLVGVSSSAYAHPGRLDKNGGHNCSAKSKQKGLCTGYHYHKKKK, from the coding sequence ATGAAAAAGATTGTTATTGTAATCCTGTCTCTTGTTGTACTTGTTGGTGTATCTTCTTCCGCTTACGCTCATCCGGGCAGACTGGATAAGAATGGTGGACATAACTGTTCAGCCAAATCCAAACAAAAGGGTCTGTGCACGGGCTATCACTATCATAAAAAGAAAAAGTAA
- a CDS encoding Cof-type HAD-IIB family hydrolase, with product MIKAVFFDVDGTLLSEIDRSLSPRAAESIRELIRKGVHVVLVTGRPYNLCEEFRNLGIETIISANGALIKAGDEVIHKSILSAQMVGDFSEFAELHGHSISYFTESFEMNGLCTADARVTDALRDTLGIMDSPEKISTLEQDIYCICLYADEAETEKFQTRFPSLRFVRFHPYVVNVLEASEVSKSIAAGIVLDYLKITREETMAFGDGENDVDLLAYAGIGIAMGNGGERIKQSADYVTLRASEDGVNHALKQFKIL from the coding sequence TTGATAAAAGCTGTATTCTTTGATGTGGATGGTACATTGCTGAGCGAAATAGATCGGAGTTTATCACCACGGGCAGCAGAGTCGATCCGGGAATTGATTCGTAAAGGTGTTCACGTGGTACTTGTCACAGGCAGGCCCTATAATTTATGCGAAGAATTCAGAAACCTAGGAATCGAGACGATCATTTCGGCTAATGGGGCATTGATCAAAGCAGGTGATGAAGTGATACATAAGTCCATACTTTCTGCACAGATGGTAGGAGATTTCAGTGAGTTTGCCGAGTTGCATGGGCACAGCATTTCATATTTTACAGAGTCATTTGAGATGAACGGATTGTGTACAGCAGATGCTCGTGTTACTGACGCCTTACGAGATACGCTTGGAATCATGGATTCCCCGGAGAAAATAAGCACGTTGGAACAGGATATATATTGCATTTGTTTATATGCCGATGAAGCGGAGACGGAGAAATTCCAAACCAGATTTCCTTCATTGCGATTCGTGAGGTTCCATCCCTATGTGGTGAATGTGCTGGAAGCGAGCGAAGTGAGCAAATCGATAGCCGCAGGGATAGTTCTCGACTACCTGAAGATAACCAGAGAAGAGACGATGGCCTTTGGCGATGGAGAGAATGATGTGGATCTGCTAGCTTATGCGGGAATCGGAATTGCGATGGGAAATGGCGGAGAACGTATTAAACAAAGTGCCGATTATGTCACCCTACGGGCAAGTGAAGATGGCGTCAACCATGCATTGAAGCAATTTAAAATATTATAA